A genomic stretch from Arachis stenosperma cultivar V10309 chromosome 3, arast.V10309.gnm1.PFL2, whole genome shotgun sequence includes:
- the LOC130970168 gene encoding protein RGF1 INDUCIBLE TRANSCRIPTION FACTOR 1-like translates to MGGGFNEEYGGITMEEEEEKNKWPPWLKPLLKTSFFVQCKVHQDSHKSECNMYCLDCVNGALCSACLSSHKDHRTIQIRRSSYHDVIRVSEIQKFLDITGVQTYIINSAKIVFLNERPQPRPGKGVTNTCQVCERSLLDSFNFCSLGCKIVGTSKKFRKKRMLGETDGSSDGEGSMNGIGNGTARNKIIQSFTPSTPPPTAVNYRTSSKRRKGVPHRSPMGGGLIIEY, encoded by the exons ATG GGAGGTGGATTCAATGAAGAATATGGAGGAATAacaatggaagaagaagaagagaagaataaGTGGCCACCATGGCTGAAACCACTTCTGAAAACAAGCTTCTTTGTTCAATGCAAAGTCCATCAAGATTCTCATAAGAGTGAATGCAACATGTATTGTTTGGATTGTGTTAATGGTGCTCTTTGTTCTGCATGTCTGTCATCACACAAAGATCATAGAACAATTCAG aTAAGGAGGTCTTCATACCATGATGTGATAAGAGTGTCTGAGATTCAGAAATTTCTGGACATAACAGGGGTCCAAACCTACATTATTAACAGTGCCAAGATTGTGTTCTTGAATGAGAGGCCTCAACCTAGGCCTGGAAAAGGTGTCACCAATACCTGCCAAGTTTGTGAGCGCAGCCTCCTTGATTCCTTCAACTTCTGCTCACTTGGTTGTAAG ATTGTTGGAACCTCCAAGAAATTTAGGAAGAAGAGAATGTTGGGGGAAACTGATGGTTCTTCAGATGGAGAAGGGTCAATGAATGGCATTGGCAATGGAACTGCTAGGAACAAAATAATCCAAAGTTTTACGCCTTCGACGCCACCGCCGACGGCGGTCAACTACAGAACTTCTTCCAAGAGAAGGAAAGGAGTTCCACATAGATCTCCAATGGGGGGAGGACTTATAATagaatactaa
- the LOC130970203 gene encoding uncharacterized protein LOC130970203, which translates to MSSEMVEMFFWSESSSNPNSIQFLQNQSNNNNNNNNLVLLSGPPSSGKTSLIFQFAFNVALHSSNSNVIFICNRHRFDSKPPFLSQGIDPSSDVFHRIQMKYVNDDQDIRNFFAAFHLFDTLPAALVIDDFGHFFDNKSCQHRYSNSRGRELAMVKTLALCHNAITYANQKSSCKLVLSATLTHHGDSPRFQFIYSKWVHTTFTIKEGDVWGSFILKEKNSNTGKNKAAKYSIALQYLALDEIVEDQIE; encoded by the exons ATGAGCAGTGAGATGGTTGAGATGTTCTTCTGGAGCGAAAGCAGCAGTAACCCTAATTCGATCCAATTTCTGCAAAACcaatccaataataataataataataataatctggTACTCCTTTCTGGCCCTCCTTCAAGTGGGAAAACCTCTTTGATTTTCCAGTTTGCATTCAACGTCGCATTACACTCTTCCAATTCAAATGTCATCTTCATTTGCAACCGCCACAGGTTCGATTCCAAACCCCCTTTTCTCTCTCAG GGCATTGATCCATCTTCTGATGTCTTCCACCGTATTCAAATGAAGTATGTGAATGATGATCAGGATATCAGGAACTTCTTTGCTGCCTTCCACCTGTTTGATACTTTGCCTGCTGCTCTTGTTATCGACGATTTCGGACATTTCTTTGACAACAA GAGTTGCCAACATCGTTATTCTAATTCTCGAGGAAGAGAATTAGCAATGGTCAAGACTCTAGCCTTATGCCACAATGCAATCACTTATGCAAA TCAAAAAAGTTCTTGCAAGCTTGTCCTATCTGCTACTCTTACACACCATGGTGATTCCCCAAGGTTTCAATTCATCTACAGCAAATGGGTACACACCACTTTTACCATTAAAG AAGGGGATGTATGGGGATCATTTATTCTGAAAGAGAAGAATAGCAACACAGGTAAGAATAAAGCTGCAAAATATTCCATAGCTCTTCAGTATCTGGCCTTAGATGAAATTGTAGAAGATCAAATAGAATAG